In a genomic window of Gossypium arboreum isolate Shixiya-1 chromosome 7, ASM2569848v2, whole genome shotgun sequence:
- the LOC108476937 gene encoding transcription factor UNE10-like, producing MSHCIVPNWNLKNQRRRRQQVEEEEEETKRSSFHMFNPCNNINQNLVPVSNHQVADLTWQYGQQLAMHGFSGFLPTAPTKPTCRSNDTLESIVHQATYHNHDETPTNTSSIAASSGGNRSESSSRLPPVSVAARLTKKRAQPISDSDQCRKHNISCGIQKDKADRSECGSDTFYKIDNDATMVTWGSHDESLQSLKTKTTDVDSGCHDGSESRDETGRSHPTRRSRAAAIHNLSERKRRDRINQKMKALQKLVPNASKTDKASMLDEVIEYLKQLQAQVKVMSMRSIPPMMLMPLGLHHHQHLQMSLLGRIMAGMGVNHALGMGMGLLDNNAATPPNASQSLPSLLHLPPPFLATALPPMIPSRATATAAAQSNPNASSSDSIPLPDPSCAFLTQSMNMELYSKMAALYQAQMNRTTETASSPSRSNNIKQD from the exons ATGAGTCACTGTATAGTACCGAATTGGAATCTAAAAAACCAAAGGCGACGACGTCAACAagtcgaagaagaagaagaggaaaccAAGAGATCTTCGTTCCACATGTTCAACCCTTGTAATAATATAAACCAGAATCTCGTCCCCGT GTCCAACCATCAAGTTGCAGACCTAACATGGCAATATGGTCAGCAGCTAGCCATGCATGGGTTCAGTGGGTTCCTTCCTACTGCACCAACAAAGCCAACATGTAGGTCAAATGACACATTAGAGTCCATAGTCCATCAAGCCACATACCACAACCATGATGAGACCCCGACAAACACAAGTTCCATTGCTGCATCATCGGGGGGAAATCGCAGCGAAAGCTCCAGTCGATTGCCGCCGGTGTCGGTAGCAGCGCGGTTGACAAAGAAACGGGCACAGCCGATTTCAGATTCGGATCAATGCAGGAAACACAATATAAGTTGTGGGATTCAAAAAGATAAAGCAGATCGTAGTGAATGCGGCAGTGATACGTTTTACAAGATCGACAATGATGCAACAATGGTGACTTGGGGTTCCCATGATGAATCTCTTCAAAGCTTGAAAACCAAAACCACAGATGTGGACTCTGGTTGTCACGATGGATCG GAAAGCCGAGATGAAACAGGACGGTCTCATCCGACAAGGCGAAGTCGAGCAGCAGCTATTCATAATCTGTCTGAAAGG AAGCGAAGAGATAGAATTAATCAAAAGATGAAGGCTCTTCAAAAGCTGGTGCCAAATGCAAGCAAG ACAGATAAAGCTTCAATGCTTGATGAAGTAATTGAATACCTAAAACAACTTCAAGCACAAGTAAAAGTGATGAGTATGAGAAGCATCCCTCCAATGATGTTGATGCCACTAGGCTTGCACCACCACCAGCATCTGCAAATGTCTCTTTTAGGTCGGATCATGGCCGGCATGGGAGTTAACCATGCTTTAGGAATGGGCATGGGATTGCTAGACAACAACGCCGCCACGCCTCCCAATGCTTCCCAATCTCTTCCTTCTCTATTGCACCTTCCACCACCCTTTTTGGCAACTGCACTGCCGCCTATGATTCCTTCAAGAGCTACCGCCACTGCAGCAGCTCAATCAAATCCAAATGCGAGCTCTAGTGACTCAATCCCTTTGCCTGACCCATCTTGCGCTTTCCTAACTCAA TCCATGAATATGGAACTCTACAGTAAGATGGCAGCACTGTATCAGGCTCAAATGAATCGAACGACAGAGACAGCCAGCAGTCCATCGCGATCAAACAACATAAAACAGGATTAA